The following are encoded in a window of Miltoncostaea marina genomic DNA:
- a CDS encoding MFS transporter codes for MSARRGRVFWTATGLIGLDTILFTMVVPALPGFQDRHGFSDAVGALIFAAFPVAQLLAALGAAGLVDRAGRRPVMVMAVVMLTAATLGFALADSPGLLAAARAVQGLAAGLVWTAALAAISDVYPSSELGLRIGLAETAGGALGLVGPLAGGLLIDAVGLDEAFLLAAILPALAVVPTLLVPETRRPGHGAPPRLLPALARLGRVREARVAVAALALVAGTLALLEPLLPLDLDERLGLSSTAVGLVFAAGLLAHFTLLPVAGRWSDRRGRRGPLLVGGLLMAAGLPLVGVGPAWSVAIAFAVVGAGMAALAAPTGPLMVESVDRAGMAGSYGLSSAVLTVVFAAGYTAGPLLGAGASALLPFTATVALAAALALVVAVLAARGLPPEQADEPALATRPKGG; via the coding sequence ATGAGCGCGCGACGCGGCAGGGTGTTCTGGACGGCGACGGGCCTCATCGGGCTCGACACCATCCTGTTCACGATGGTGGTCCCCGCGCTTCCGGGCTTTCAGGACCGCCACGGGTTCTCGGACGCCGTGGGCGCCCTCATCTTCGCGGCGTTCCCGGTGGCGCAGCTCCTGGCGGCGCTCGGCGCCGCGGGCCTGGTGGACCGGGCCGGCCGCCGGCCGGTGATGGTGATGGCGGTAGTGATGCTGACGGCGGCGACGCTGGGCTTCGCGCTGGCGGACTCGCCCGGCCTGCTCGCCGCCGCGCGCGCGGTGCAGGGCCTCGCGGCCGGGCTCGTCTGGACGGCGGCCCTCGCGGCGATCAGCGACGTGTACCCCAGCTCCGAGCTCGGCCTGCGGATCGGCCTCGCCGAGACGGCGGGCGGGGCGCTCGGCCTCGTGGGACCGCTGGCGGGCGGCCTGCTGATCGACGCCGTCGGCCTCGACGAGGCGTTCCTGCTGGCGGCGATCCTGCCGGCGCTCGCCGTGGTCCCCACGCTGCTCGTGCCGGAGACGCGTCGCCCGGGGCACGGGGCGCCGCCGCGCCTGCTGCCGGCGCTGGCGCGCCTCGGCCGGGTGCGCGAGGCGCGGGTCGCCGTCGCCGCGCTCGCGCTGGTCGCGGGGACGCTCGCGCTGCTCGAGCCGCTGCTGCCCCTCGACCTCGACGAGCGCCTCGGCCTGTCGTCGACCGCAGTGGGCCTGGTGTTCGCCGCCGGCCTGCTGGCTCACTTCACGCTGCTGCCGGTCGCGGGGCGCTGGTCGGACCGGCGCGGCCGGCGCGGGCCGCTGCTCGTGGGCGGGCTGCTGATGGCCGCGGGGTTGCCGCTGGTCGGCGTGGGCCCGGCATGGTCGGTCGCGATCGCCTTCGCCGTGGTCGGCGCCGGCATGGCCGCCCTGGCGGCGCCGACCGGCCCCCTCATGGTGGAGTCGGTCGATCGGGCGGGCATGGCCGGCAGCTACGGGCTGAGCTCCGCGGTGCTGACGGTGGTCTTCGCCGCCGGCTACACCGCCGGCCCGCTGCTCGGGGCCGGGGCGAGCGCCCTGCTGCCGTTCACCGCCACGGTCGCGCTCGCCGCGGCGCTCGCCCTGGTGGTGGCCGTGCTGGCCGCGCGCGGCCTCCCGCCGGAGCAGGCGGACGAGCCCGCTTTGGCCACCCGGCCAAAGGGCGGATGA